The following coding sequences are from one Primulina eburnea isolate SZY01 chromosome 15, ASM2296580v1, whole genome shotgun sequence window:
- the LOC140814341 gene encoding uncharacterized protein — protein MEHRCKLVILLLVYHMFCRSYLMLCLLIREHTRVVSITRRVRRRQAASYSMIERVISQLNNLHRIIEVGDIQCVTNLRMNRSAFERLCYLLTNVGGLGDSRYVRVEEKVAMFLSILAHHKKNRVAGHDYIRSGQTVSAHFHDVLKSLLKLHPLLLVKPSPVAEDCTNETWRFFKGCLGALDGTHIGVHVPCRDKARYRNRKGTIAVNVLGVCDRNLNFIYALTGWEGSAGDARVLRDALSRDDSFRVPRGCYYLCDNGYANVEGFLTPYRRVRYHRDAWGNRSCGPQDYKELFNWRHSQARNVIERAFGLLKKRWAILRSPSFYPLKVQNHIILACILLHNFIRAQMDEDPMDNVEENVGSPVNESQYDYINSLESSTGVAENLPNQVMMDSGASSASVVGRSNKKEKTRRSWNAREEEVLIQALKDVITKGWKSENGFKAGYLNLLDNAMHESIPGNSLRGNPHINSKIHVWKKTYSALVTLLSNSGVGWNDSDNTIDVTDETWEAIVKTDPTIRSLRHKQWTHYHD, from the exons ATGGAGCACCGATGTAAACTTGTAATCCTCCTGCTGGTGTACCATATGTTTTGTCGATCTTATTTGATGTTATGTCTCCTAATACGAGAGCATACACGAGTGGTCTCAATTACCCGTCGTGTCCGTCGAAGACAAGCTGCTTCTTACAGCATGATAGAAAGGGTCATTTCTCAATTGAACAATTTGCATAGGATAATTGAAGTCGGAGATATTCAATGTGTGACTAACTTAAGGATGAATCGTAGCGCGTTTGAACGACTCTGTTATTTGTTAACAAACGTAGGCGGGTTAGGTGACTCAAGATACGTACGAGTCGAAGAGAAAGTGGCCATGTTCTTGTCTATATTGGCGCATCATAAAAAGAATCGTGTTGCTGGCCATGATTACATACGAAGCGGACAGACAGTTAGTGCTCATTTTCATGATGTTCTTAAATCGTTGCTAAAGTTACATCCATTACTCCTTGTCAAGCCGTCTCCTGTCGCTGAAGATtgtaccaatgaaacatggagGTTTTTTAAG GGTTGCCTAGGCGCATTGGATGGAACCCACATTGGTGTACATGTTCCTTGCCGAGATAAAGCAAGATACAGAAACCGAAAAGGTACTATTGCGGTGAATGTGTTGGGTGTCTGTGACCGCAATCTGAATTTCATCTACGCTCTTACGGGCTGGGAGGGTTCCGCGGGAGATGCTCGAGTTTTACGAGATGCACTAAGTAGGGATGATTCATTCAGAGTTCCACGAG GTTGTTATTATCTATGTGATAACGGATATGCAAATGTTGAGGGTTTCTTGACTCCGTATCGACGTGTCAGGTATCATCGTGATGCTTGGGGCAATCGTTCTTGCGGGCCACAAGATTACAAGGAGTTGTTCAATTGGAGACACTCTCAAGCTCGGAACGTAATTGAAAGAGCATTTGGTTTGTTGAAAAAAAGATGGGCCATCCTTCGAAGTCCTTCGTTTTACCCACTAAAAGTTCAGAACCATATAATTTTGGCTTGCATTCTGTTGCACAATTTCATACGAGCTCAAATGGATGAAGATCCGATGGACAATGTGGAAGAGAATGTTGGGAGCCCGGTTAACGAGTCACAGTATGATTACATTAACAGTTTGGAATCTTCAACTGG AGTCGCAGAGAACCTACCAAATCAAGTTATGATGGATAGTGGAGCATCGTCCGCGAGCGTTGTCGGCAGGAGCAACAAAAAAGAGAAGACACGACGTAGTTGGAATGCTCGAGAAGAAGAAGTTCTAATCCAAGCACTTAAAGATGTGATAACAAAGGGATGGAAAAGTGAGAATGGATTTAAGGCTGGATATTTAAATCTGTTggataatgcaatgcatgaatcTATCCCCGGGAATAGTTTACGTGGAAATCCACATATCAACTCCAAGATCCACGTGTGGAAGAAAACTTATAGTGCTTTAGTGACCTTACTAAGCAACAGTGGTGTGGGTTGGAATGATTCTGATAACACAATCGATGTAACGGACGAGACATGGGAGGCAATCGTGAAG ACTGACCCTACGATACGTTCATTGAGACACAAGCAGTGGACACATTACCACGACTGA
- the LOC140815581 gene encoding uncharacterized protein, which translates to MAIVLRFVDREGFLLERFFDIVHVVDTTAVTLKKEICNVLGRHELYIKDIWGQGYDGASNMCGSWNGFQAFFLKDSPQAYYIHCFAHRLQLALVAAAEKESSIWLFFSKLTSICNLIKVSPKRHTELQSAQAIEIADMIANGMRETCTGLNQIGTLQRAGKTHWSSHFESICSMIDMYNSVIIVLEYMVEEASSNSIWGDATGSFIALRSFDFAFILYLMHKIMGITDLLCRALQEKSLDILNAMNFVSTTKALLHTLRTEGYDILLVIVQSVCENNGIEIPDMNACYRSATRRSCHQRNSITFEHHYRFDVFHAAINFQVEELNNRFNDGSVELLRLSSALEPRDKFKLFNVDDIYKLAEKFYPSDFNGQELHYLRSQLEHYKFDIIYHERFQNISTISELCRGLVENEKTQHYHLIDRLIRLVLTLPVSTATTERSLSTMKLIKTCLRNKMEEEFLANSMIIYIEREFTAKIDTDSIIDEFYYMKNRRAQLQ; encoded by the coding sequence ATGGCTATTGTGTTGAGATTTGTTGATCGTGAAGGTTTCTTATTAGAGCGTTTCTTTGATATTGTGCACGTTGTTGATACCACTGCGGTAACACTAAAAAAAGAAATTTGTAATGTGCTTGGTCGACATGAGTTGTATATCAAAGATATTTGGGGTCAAGGATATGATGGTGCTAGCAATATGTGTGGCTCATGGAATGGATTTCAAGCTTTTTTCCTTAAAGATTCTCCACAAGCATATTATATTCATTGTTTTGCACATAGACTTCAGTTGGCGTTGGTAGCCGCTGCTGAAAAAGAGAGTTCTATTTGgctatttttttcaaaattaactTCTATTTGTAATCTCATTAAGGTATCTCCAAAACGTCACACTGAGTTGCAATCTGCTCAAGCTATTGAAATTGCAGATATGATAGCAAATGGTATGCGCGAGACATGTACTGGACTTAATCAGATTGGAACTTTGCAACGAGCTGGCAAGACGCATTGGAGTTCTCATTTTGAGTCGATTTGCAGTATGATAGATATGTACAACTCTGTGATTATTGTGCTTGAGTACATGGTGGAAGAAGCATCTTCAAATTCTATATGGGGGGATGCTACAGGTTCTTTTATTGCATTGAGATCATTTGACTTCGCATTTATATTATACTTGATGCACAAGATTATGGGGATAACTGATTTGCTTTGTCGAGCTTTGCAAGAGAAGTCTTTAGACattttaaatgcaatgaattttGTCTCAACCACAAAAGCTTTACTTCATACTTTGAGAACAGAAGGTTATGATATTCTTCTAGTGATCGTGCAATCAGTTTGTGAAAATAATGGCATTGAGATACCAGATATGAATGCTTGTTATAGATCTGCTACAAGACGTTCGTGCCATCAAAGAAATTCTATTACATTTGAGCACCATTATCGTTTTGATGTATTTCATGCTGCAATAAATTTTCAAGTTGAAGAACTCAATAACAGATTCAATGATGGATCTGTAGAACTTCTTAGACTTAGCTCTGCTTTGGAACCTCGAGACAAATTTAAGTTGTTTAATGTTGATGATATTTACAAGCTTGCAGAGAAATTCTATCCCAGTGATTTTAATGGACAAGAACTACATTATTTAAGAAGTCAGTTGGAGCATTATAAGTTTGATATAATTTATCACGAAAGatttcagaatatctctacCATTTCTGAATTATGTCGAGGATTAGTAGAAAATGAAAAGACACAACATTATCATTTAATTGACAGATTGATTCGTCTTGTTTTAACTCTTCCTGTTTCTACTGCAACAACAGAACGATCATTATCAACTATGAAACTTATTAAAACTTGTCTTCGAAATAAGATGGAAGAAGAGTTCTTGGCAAATTCTATGATTATCTACATTGAAAGAGAGTTTACTGCAAAGATCGACACTGATTCAATAATTGATGAATTCTATTATATGAAAAACCGCAGAGCACAACTTCAGTAG
- the LOC140814575 gene encoding short-chain dehydrogenase TIC 32, chloroplastic-like gives MWIFGRKGASGFSACSTAAEVAQGIDASGLTAIVTGASSGIGTETTTILAQCGVHVIMAVRNVDSGKKVKETIIKESPDAKIDVMELDLSSMASIRKFALEYNNLSLPLNLLINNAGVMAPPFTLSQDSIELQFATNHLGHFLLTNLLLDNMKKTASESQKEGRIVIVSSEGHRFAYREGIRFDQINDSSSYNTLFAYGQSKLANILHANELASRLKEEGVEITANSLHPGAIATNLMRHHGFVEGIVNWVGKYFIKNIPQGAATTCYVALHPQVKGVSGKYFADSNIAYPSSLARDVDLAKKLWDFSLNLTENK, from the exons ATGTGGATTTTTGGAAGAAAAGGGGCATCGGGTTTTTCGGCGTGTTCGACAGCTGCCGAAGTGGCTCAAGGGATTGATGCATCAGGCCTTACGGCCATTGTTACCG gAGCATCTAGTGGCATTGGAACAGAGACTACCACAATTCTTGCACAATGTGGCGTCCACGTGATTATGGCAGTACGCAACGTGGACAGTGGTAAAAAAGTTAAAGAAACCATAATAAAGGAAAGTCCTGATGCTAAGATTGATGTTATGGAACTTGATCTCAGCTCTATGGCATCAATCCGGAAATTTGCGTTGGAATACAACAACTTGTCGTTACCGTTAAACCTCCTCAT TAATAATGCAGGGGTAATGGCTCCACCATTCACACTTTCACAAGACAGCATAGAGTTGCAATTTGCAACGAACCATTTAG GCCATTTTCTTTTGACAAATCTTTTGTTGGACAACATGAAAAAGACTGCTAGTGAGAGCCAGAAAGAAGGAAGGATTGTCATCGTCTCATCAGAGGGTCATCGTTTTGCATATCGTGAAGGAATTCGTTTTGATCAAATTAACGATAGCTCGAG TTACAACACCTTATTCGCATATGGACAGTCGAAGCTGGCTAACATATTGCATGCTAATGAACTCGCGAGTCGCTTGAAG GAAGAAGGGGTTGAAATAACCGCAAATTCTCTGCATCCTGGAGCAATTGCCACCAACCTTATGCGACATCATGGCTTTGTTGAAG GCATTGTTAACTGGGTTGGCAAATACTTCATTAAAAACATTCCTCAG GGAGCGGCAACAACATGCTATGTAGCTCTCCATCCACAGGTTAAGGGAGTTAGTGGCAAGTATTTTGCGGACAGCAATATTGCTTATCCGAGTTCACTGGCCAGAGATGTAGATTTGGCTAAAAAACTGTGGGATTTCAGCCTGAATTTGACAGAGAACAAGTAG